The following are from one region of the Prevotella sp. HUN102 genome:
- a CDS encoding ATP-binding protein, with protein sequence MMQNSSLDSILRIGEVWSVDGRSVRIKVDENKNVSHLLYCGTVIKNVSVGGFVKISKGYVRIIAKVEGERIALDKDIDEVYHSGQDVLRRYLDVKLLGYIDCNKYYQGIKEMPLVGNECSLIVKTEFELIHSFVSDKSKAICIGSLLLDDEQNINFDINELFGSHIGIFGNTGSGKSYTLAKIYHQLFEKVQNYHSFSKNAKFLLFDFNGEYSGKNTITKEKTIFKLSTSVAVENTNRIPISQSEIAKPELLSILASATDKTQQPFIKRTLQLREYIQKADNALDAFRGLLKKAIRDTLKIEDGVKGNILLSYLCQMLEKNKEEHLDLHEGIGFHSGQHCFLVEVAGRMVYMHDAGSENILPNLPLYKSADDYNFSDNFIAEFIDYMYLQLILDVNSNRAINEHIAPAINKLRGTQKSFDKIFNITNDENDNLFDKSSFVVIDMNSCNTDMKKLVPLIISLEVYRKQKEKKAGAKESLNIIIDEAHNILSYESTRESETWKDYRLEVFEEIIKEGRKFAVFMTLASQRPSDISHTIISQLHNYFIHRLVNQRDIDMIANHVSYLDKLSVEQLPVLPQGGCVVAGVMTQLPVIIQVAPLNKEVAPNSSTIKLVESWMS encoded by the coding sequence ATGATGCAAAACAGCAGTTTAGATTCAATTCTGCGTATTGGAGAGGTTTGGTCTGTTGATGGTCGAAGCGTAAGAATAAAAGTTGATGAGAATAAAAATGTATCTCATCTTCTTTACTGTGGTACTGTCATAAAAAATGTATCAGTTGGAGGTTTTGTGAAAATTTCCAAGGGCTACGTTCGTATTATTGCAAAGGTGGAAGGAGAACGGATAGCACTTGATAAGGATATTGATGAAGTATATCATTCTGGTCAAGATGTTTTAAGACGATATCTTGACGTTAAGCTACTTGGATATATTGATTGCAACAAGTATTATCAGGGAATAAAAGAGATGCCTTTGGTTGGCAACGAGTGTTCACTGATTGTTAAAACAGAATTCGAGTTAATACATAGTTTTGTGTCAGATAAGTCAAAAGCAATATGTATAGGTTCACTCTTGCTTGATGATGAACAAAATATAAACTTTGATATAAATGAACTCTTCGGAAGTCATATTGGTATCTTTGGCAATACTGGTAGTGGAAAGTCATATACATTAGCAAAAATCTACCACCAGCTATTTGAAAAGGTTCAAAACTATCATTCTTTCAGCAAAAATGCCAAGTTCTTATTGTTCGATTTCAATGGCGAGTATTCAGGAAAAAATACAATTACCAAAGAAAAAACTATTTTTAAGTTGAGTACTTCGGTTGCCGTTGAGAATACAAATCGAATTCCAATCTCACAATCTGAGATTGCCAAACCTGAGCTATTATCAATTTTGGCGAGTGCAACAGATAAAACTCAGCAACCATTCATCAAAAGGACTTTGCAACTCAGAGAATACATACAGAAAGCAGACAATGCATTAGATGCATTTCGAGGATTACTGAAGAAGGCTATTCGTGACACCCTAAAAATAGAAGATGGTGTTAAAGGCAATATCCTTCTAAGTTATCTATGTCAAATGTTAGAAAAGAACAAGGAAGAACATTTAGATTTACATGAGGGAATTGGATTTCATTCAGGCCAACATTGTTTTCTTGTAGAGGTTGCTGGGCGAATGGTGTATATGCATGATGCCGGATCAGAAAATATTTTGCCAAACTTACCTCTCTACAAATCTGCCGATGACTATAATTTTAGCGACAACTTTATTGCTGAGTTCATTGACTATATGTATTTGCAGTTGATTCTTGATGTCAATTCCAATCGAGCAATCAATGAACATATAGCTCCTGCAATAAACAAATTACGTGGAACGCAAAAAAGTTTTGATAAGATTTTCAATATCACAAATGATGAAAATGATAATCTATTTGATAAATCAAGTTTTGTTGTCATTGATATGAACTCTTGCAATACAGACATGAAAAAACTTGTTCCTCTAATAATTTCACTTGAAGTGTATAGAAAGCAAAAGGAGAAAAAAGCAGGAGCAAAAGAATCACTGAATATAATAATAGATGAAGCACATAACATTCTTTCTTATGAATCAACACGCGAAAGTGAGACTTGGAAGGATTACCGCTTAGAGGTGTTTGAAGAAATCATCAAAGAAGGACGTAAATTTGCAGTTTTCATGACACTTGCAAGTCAACGACCGTCAGATATTTCTCATACTATTATATCGCAACTTCACAACTATTTTATTCATAGACTTGTAAATCAAAGGGACATTGATATGATAGCGAACCATGTTTCGTACCTTGATAAATTATCTGTTGAACAACTTCCTGTCCTGCCACAAGGAGGTTGTGTGGTTGCAGGTGTTATGACTCAATTGCCAGTAATAATACAAGTTGCACCATTAAATAAGGAAGTTGCACCAAACAGTAGCACGATAAAATTAGTTGAAAGTTGGATGTCATAG
- a CDS encoding relaxase/mobilization nuclease domain-containing protein, giving the protein MIAKIIKGTSFSGVISYMLSKREGKAKILQANGVRSSLPNDVAHDFNLQASMRPSVQKPVCHTILSFSAHDSARLTDDKMVKIANEYLHEMGYGDTQSLIVRHSDRQHPHLHICINRIGNDGKTISDRNEKYRSTKICRELTERYGLTIGEGKNTVNRHRLRGEDKLRYEIFDAIKIVLTQSLNWKNFVSGLEQQSIATRFKTKGNTNVVQGIIFEKDGCSFSGSKIDRSCSFSRLNAEIERNIQQAQQHRSRESMAHSIDESGFASDLSDALGEVFTMPMPSGGVDVDELRFQKKLRNRAKRKRRI; this is encoded by the coding sequence ATGATAGCCAAGATTATTAAAGGAACAAGCTTTAGTGGAGTTATCAGTTATATGCTTAGCAAGCGTGAAGGTAAAGCCAAGATCTTACAAGCTAATGGAGTGCGCAGTTCTTTACCAAATGACGTTGCACACGACTTTAACTTGCAAGCCTCTATGCGTCCAAGTGTACAGAAACCAGTTTGTCATACCATACTTTCATTCTCAGCACATGATTCAGCACGACTGACAGATGACAAAATGGTGAAGATTGCCAACGAATATCTTCATGAAATGGGCTATGGCGACACGCAGAGCCTTATCGTAAGGCACAGCGACCGCCAGCATCCACACTTGCATATTTGTATCAACCGCATCGGCAATGATGGCAAGACCATCAGCGACCGCAATGAGAAATACCGTTCCACAAAGATTTGCCGAGAGCTGACTGAACGCTATGGCTTGACCATTGGAGAGGGGAAGAATACGGTAAATCGCCACCGACTGCGAGGTGAAGACAAGTTGCGCTATGAGATATTCGATGCTATCAAAATAGTATTAACTCAATCGCTGAACTGGAAAAACTTTGTCTCAGGTTTAGAACAACAGAGTATTGCCACTCGTTTCAAGACGAAAGGCAATACCAATGTAGTGCAAGGAATCATCTTTGAAAAAGACGGTTGCAGTTTCAGTGGGTCAAAGATAGACCGTTCCTGTTCTTTCTCGCGCCTCAATGCAGAGATAGAGCGAAACATCCAGCAAGCGCAACAGCATCGCTCGAGAGAGTCGATGGCACATTCGATAGATGAAAGCGGATTTGCAAGTGACTTATCTGATGCGCTTGGCGAAGTCTTTACGATGCCGATGCCAAGCGGAGGCGTAGATGTTGATGAACTCCGCTTTCAAAAGAAACTTCGAAATAGAGCTAAACGCAAACGTAGAATTTAA
- a CDS encoding YhcG family protein, with product MSQEINKTDHQDLNPVVRAIGTDLEHTQVRLIASANADMLFHYWKVGHFILYLQKKEGWGSKVIDNLSKAIRSKYPDKKGYSRRNIFYMCQFASAYPLEVLKEMDRIDSLLTTPTVEKVLSLTNELNQIVQQPVALIQATENQSNTITQQPVAQLEEVTETLSAIYHCDISQIEEIFKHSAIVRTNWASHVILLNSKLPLGECYWYISQAVANGWSRNVLQVQIETNLFARQVTAKKVSNFSARLPKPQSDLANYLMKDPYIFDLMGQTDKMAERDLEQQLVSHITKYLLEMGSGFAFVAQQKHFEVGDSDFYADLILYNIQLHAYVVVELKATPFKPEYMGQLNFYINVVDDTLRGEQDNKTIGLLLCNGGDKVVAQYALSGYDQPIGVSDYQLTKAIPDDLKSALPTVEEVEEELSKIIEQDSER from the coding sequence ATGAGCCAAGAAATAAATAAAACAGATCACCAAGATTTAAATCCCGTTGTACGAGCCATCGGTACTGATCTTGAGCATACACAAGTACGCTTAATAGCCTCTGCAAACGCAGACATGCTTTTCCACTATTGGAAAGTGGGACATTTTATTCTCTATCTCCAAAAGAAAGAAGGTTGGGGAAGCAAAGTGATTGACAACCTATCCAAGGCGATACGCTCAAAATATCCAGATAAGAAAGGGTATTCTCGCAGAAATATCTTCTATATGTGCCAGTTTGCCAGTGCTTATCCGTTGGAAGTGCTGAAAGAGATGGACAGGATAGATAGCTTACTTACAACTCCTACTGTAGAGAAGGTTTTAAGTCTGACAAACGAACTCAATCAAATTGTGCAACAACCTGTTGCACTAATTCAAGCCACAGAAAATCAATCGAATACAATTACGCAACAGCCTGTTGCACAATTAGAAGAAGTTACTGAAACATTGTCAGCAATCTATCACTGCGACATCAGTCAGATAGAGGAAATCTTCAAGCATTCTGCCATAGTTCGCACCAACTGGGCGAGCCATGTAATTCTGCTTAATAGTAAGCTTCCATTGGGCGAGTGCTATTGGTACATTTCGCAAGCAGTTGCTAATGGATGGAGTCGCAATGTTCTGCAGGTGCAGATTGAGACCAATCTTTTCGCTCGACAGGTCACGGCAAAGAAAGTGAGTAACTTCTCGGCACGATTGCCCAAACCGCAAAGCGACCTTGCCAACTATCTGATGAAAGACCCTTATATCTTTGATTTGATGGGGCAAACAGATAAAATGGCAGAACGAGACCTTGAACAACAATTGGTATCTCATATCACCAAATATCTTTTGGAAATGGGCAGTGGCTTTGCATTTGTGGCACAGCAGAAGCATTTTGAAGTAGGCGATTCTGATTTCTATGCCGACCTCATTCTCTATAACATCCAACTACATGCATACGTTGTTGTCGAACTCAAAGCCACACCTTTCAAGCCTGAATATATGGGGCAACTGAACTTTTACATCAATGTTGTAGATGACACCCTACGTGGCGAGCAAGACAATAAGACCATTGGCTTGCTCCTCTGCAATGGCGGAGATAAAGTGGTGGCACAATATGCTCTTTCTGGCTATGATCAACCTATTGGTGTCAGTGATTATCAACTGACAAAGGCTATACCTGATGATTTGAAGTCGGCTCTGCCTACGGTGGAAGAAGTTGAGGAAGAGTTGTCGAAGATAATAGAGCAAGATAGCGAAAGATGA
- a CDS encoding DUF3853 family protein has protein sequence MTINELLDKPVWQMTGEELLFLARHGNMSTNGETAKASSKEKKQYVYGLAGIARLFGCSLPTANRIKQSGKINRAITQVGRKIIVDADLALELAGRKTGRRG, from the coding sequence ATGACGATAAACGAATTACTGGACAAGCCTGTTTGGCAGATGACTGGTGAAGAATTGCTTTTCCTTGCACGACACGGCAATATGTCCACGAATGGAGAAACGGCAAAGGCTTCCTCCAAAGAGAAAAAGCAGTATGTGTACGGCTTGGCAGGCATCGCACGACTTTTTGGCTGCAGTCTGCCAACGGCTAATCGCATCAAGCAGAGTGGTAAAATCAATCGTGCCATTACGCAGGTGGGGCGCAAGATTATCGTTGATGCCGATCTTGCGCTGGAATTGGCAGGGCGAAAGACAGGAAGACGAGGATGA
- a CDS encoding SIR2 family protein encodes MQIERLKDIIQSANMNFLFGSGLSRPYLSTLGEIETWLTDLNTRPGLNDVERDTLRCSIINEYLQGVILPNLQEKINDDLKGYYDETIDNYASFLHNIGILLLQRRMNLCHKTANLFTTNIDMLIEAAVRKTKLEFNDGFAGRKPAIFDEGNFSKMQSKVSMHLQKFHEIPTVNYIKLHGSINWKYDEAIVADDDLDTVKKVMDAFVSIPFLLNVRSEKQKIAKEKGGQSPLSPSDIMSHLISELKKHLKDNEIDHSLYLSALKAYSEIIMVNPTKSKFRETVMDLPFYELMRLFSNELEKPNTILFVGGFSFADEHLSKITLRAANNNPTLLIVVFAYQQADKVLIEKNLNIEEGCQNGNICVLCPEEYKECYSQMNDMKIDNIDSLKHFDLASIDKFVFQPIVSSVS; translated from the coding sequence ATGCAAATAGAACGGTTAAAAGATATAATCCAGTCAGCCAATATGAATTTTCTATTTGGCTCTGGTTTGTCGCGTCCATATCTCTCTACTCTTGGAGAAATAGAGACATGGCTTACAGACTTGAACACAAGACCAGGCTTGAACGACGTTGAAAGAGATACATTACGCTGTTCTATTATCAATGAGTATTTACAAGGTGTCATACTTCCAAACCTTCAAGAAAAAATCAACGACGATTTAAAGGGGTATTATGACGAAACAATTGATAACTATGCCAGTTTCCTGCACAATATAGGTATCCTTTTACTACAAAGGCGCATGAACTTGTGTCACAAAACAGCAAACTTGTTTACAACCAACATCGACATGTTAATTGAAGCCGCTGTTAGGAAAACAAAACTGGAATTTAATGATGGATTTGCAGGAAGAAAACCTGCAATCTTTGACGAAGGAAATTTTTCAAAGATGCAATCAAAGGTTTCTATGCATCTTCAAAAGTTTCATGAAATTCCTACGGTCAACTATATCAAACTGCACGGATCAATAAATTGGAAATATGACGAGGCGATAGTTGCTGATGATGACTTAGACACTGTTAAAAAGGTGATGGATGCATTTGTATCCATCCCTTTCTTACTGAATGTGAGAAGTGAGAAGCAGAAAATCGCGAAAGAGAAAGGTGGACAGAGCCCGCTTTCTCCTTCAGACATAATGTCACATTTAATTTCTGAATTAAAAAAACATCTAAAAGATAATGAAATAGACCATTCATTATATTTGTCTGCGCTCAAAGCATATTCGGAAATCATAATGGTTAATCCAACAAAGAGTAAATTCCGTGAAACCGTAATGGATTTACCATTTTATGAGCTAATGAGATTATTTTCTAATGAGCTTGAAAAGCCAAATACGATTCTATTTGTGGGTGGATTTTCCTTTGCAGACGAACACTTGTCTAAAATCACTTTAAGAGCTGCAAATAACAATCCAACTCTACTGATAGTTGTCTTTGCCTACCAGCAAGCTGATAAAGTTCTTATTGAAAAGAATTTAAACATTGAAGAAGGTTGTCAGAACGGAAATATCTGTGTGTTGTGTCCTGAAGAATACAAGGAATGTTACTCTCAGATGAATGATATGAAAATTGATAACATCGATAGTTTGAAACATTTTGACTTAGCTTCAATTGATAAGTTTGTTTTTCAACCAATTGTTAGTTCCGTTTCATAA
- a CDS encoding AlwI family type II restriction endonuclease, which produces MPRLSEYKPLLYTTTVRNPERYKDFIHLLKKFDGQILTADIVEQFERETFKCGLYRPVKRIPESAKQKWGNTSPGDFGEYALTDEETKAIFDGNDPRIHTDIKGHKEAGFERGWESRFETQFKLLKVLGFVYYNMGERIEFSETGNFLADTVSITYDDNGTVNREIVKPQNEQIAFMQAFAKQQRCNPFIRELNDNIPLILLLQVIRLLNSDPQYNNCGISYKEIPLLLFWKNNDANALYQRIKQLREEYGYSPSPEVINDICVDEILGGFKAFKLKSVVSEYPDDFVRKMRMTGLISFRGGGRFIDINHNEDEKIDYIISTYSHYQKYEEERSYFDYMASVDKELLNIEGVVVSKNEAAIKLTEWTRVYNWDAIKVELDHLAKRTSSKDETLKFIDAPSRLEFLTALAIKTQLPHVEVIPNFPIDDTGLPTSTAGGGVGDIECVEAPNAILVEVTMAQGRTQTMMEVWPIERHLVEFKEKYQVPSQCVFVAPSIFNDTVRQMEFVKFTNNLIIRPYKIDDFVWYLETSRTLYKQTV; this is translated from the coding sequence ATGCCAAGACTGTCTGAATACAAACCGCTCCTTTACACAACAACCGTACGCAACCCCGAACGGTATAAGGACTTTATACATCTGTTGAAAAAGTTCGATGGTCAAATTCTGACCGCTGATATTGTTGAACAATTTGAAAGAGAAACTTTCAAATGTGGACTTTATCGTCCAGTAAAACGTATTCCCGAATCTGCAAAGCAGAAGTGGGGTAATACGTCACCAGGAGATTTTGGTGAATACGCTCTTACCGATGAAGAAACCAAAGCCATTTTTGATGGTAATGATCCTCGTATTCACACAGATATCAAAGGTCATAAAGAAGCTGGATTCGAAAGAGGTTGGGAAAGCCGATTTGAAACACAGTTCAAGTTACTGAAAGTTCTTGGATTCGTCTATTATAACATGGGCGAACGTATTGAATTTTCAGAGACTGGTAATTTCCTTGCAGATACAGTTTCTATTACATACGATGACAACGGCACAGTTAATCGTGAGATTGTCAAACCTCAGAATGAGCAAATCGCCTTTATGCAAGCTTTTGCTAAACAGCAACGCTGTAATCCATTCATTAGAGAACTCAATGACAATATTCCACTTATCTTGTTGCTGCAAGTTATTCGTCTGTTGAATAGTGACCCTCAGTATAACAATTGCGGTATTTCATACAAAGAGATACCATTGCTCCTCTTTTGGAAGAATAACGATGCTAATGCTTTGTATCAAAGAATTAAACAACTGCGAGAAGAGTATGGATATTCTCCATCGCCAGAGGTTATCAATGATATTTGTGTTGATGAAATTCTTGGTGGGTTTAAAGCGTTTAAGCTAAAGTCCGTTGTGTCTGAATACCCTGATGACTTTGTTCGCAAAATGCGAATGACAGGTCTTATCTCATTTCGTGGAGGTGGTAGATTCATCGACATCAACCACAATGAAGATGAAAAGATAGATTATATCATCTCGACATATTCTCATTATCAGAAATACGAGGAAGAAAGAAGCTATTTTGACTATATGGCTTCTGTTGACAAGGAATTACTTAACATTGAGGGTGTTGTCGTTTCGAAGAACGAAGCAGCAATAAAACTCACAGAGTGGACGCGTGTATATAACTGGGACGCAATAAAGGTCGAATTAGACCATCTCGCTAAGCGCACCTCGTCTAAGGATGAGACTTTGAAGTTTATTGATGCTCCATCGCGTCTTGAGTTCCTTACCGCCCTTGCCATCAAAACTCAGCTGCCACATGTAGAAGTTATTCCAAACTTCCCAATTGATGACACAGGACTTCCAACTTCGACGGCGGGAGGAGGTGTTGGCGACATTGAATGCGTAGAAGCTCCTAACGCAATCCTTGTGGAAGTCACGATGGCACAAGGACGGACACAAACCATGATGGAGGTATGGCCTATTGAACGACACTTGGTTGAATTCAAGGAAAAATACCAAGTACCGTCTCAGTGTGTGTTTGTCGCTCCCTCAATATTCAATGATACAGTAAGACAAATGGAGTTCGTTAAGTTCACAAACAACCTCATAATCCGTCCATACAAGATTGATGATTTCGTGTGGTATTTGGAGACCTCTCGAACATTGTATAAACAGACAGTATAA
- a CDS encoding toprim domain-containing protein translates to MEIQHIKHIAITDYLQQQGYAPAQVQGIHYWYYSPLCNERTPSFKVNTERNQWYDFGSGEHGDIIDLVCALHRCTISGAIRLLSGAKQVAHQEFSFGGKRKFSERKLEILSAQPLSNPNLLRYLTARYIPLTVANSYCSEVLFQNMKRTYYAIGFANDALGWEIRNMYFKGCIAPKAITTIKRGTDRLQIFEGFMDFLSWQTLNPSSTCDTIVLNSLALLPRIQEKIKSYKQVESFLDNDDAGRKSFEVLKHFCPSIIDGSVRYRTHKDINEWLVAQSKVKEKQPLLLTTKRGIRR, encoded by the coding sequence ATGGAAATACAACACATCAAGCATATCGCTATCACCGATTATTTGCAACAACAGGGCTATGCGCCAGCACAAGTACAAGGCATTCACTATTGGTACTACTCTCCGCTGTGCAATGAACGCACACCATCCTTCAAAGTCAATACAGAGCGTAACCAGTGGTACGACTTCGGTTCGGGCGAACATGGTGACATCATCGACCTTGTATGCGCTTTACATCGTTGCACTATCAGCGGAGCCATCAGGCTTTTGAGTGGTGCTAAACAAGTAGCGCATCAAGAATTTTCTTTTGGCGGTAAGAGAAAATTCTCTGAGCGCAAGTTGGAAATCCTCTCAGCACAACCGCTTTCCAATCCTAATTTGCTTCGCTATCTCACAGCGCGTTACATTCCCCTTACTGTAGCCAATTCCTACTGCTCGGAAGTTCTATTCCAAAACATGAAACGGACATACTATGCAATTGGATTTGCAAACGATGCTTTGGGATGGGAAATCCGCAATATGTATTTCAAAGGATGTATCGCTCCGAAGGCTATTACAACGATTAAAAGAGGAACCGACCGCCTACAAATCTTTGAGGGATTTATGGATTTTCTTTCGTGGCAAACGCTAAATCCTTCTTCAACTTGCGATACCATAGTTCTTAATTCTTTGGCTCTTTTGCCACGCATTCAAGAGAAGATAAAAAGCTACAAGCAAGTTGAGAGTTTTCTAGACAATGATGATGCTGGACGAAAATCGTTTGAAGTTTTGAAGCATTTTTGTCCATCTATCATAGACGGTTCTGTTCGCTATCGAACTCACAAAGATATCAATGAATGGCTCGTTGCTCAATCCAAAGTGAAAGAGAAACAGCCGTTATTACTGACCACGAAACGTGGCATCAGAAGATAG
- the mobC gene encoding plasmid mobilization relaxosome protein MobC, whose translation MEQKNKGGRPTKTLSEKRRYQVLLRLNTMEYYTLQGKAREASITRTEFLRRLITKAEVKARIKPGEMQLIRTVSGMANNLNQIAHRLNAFGIYALNEDLNALKVLIHELIKRLKP comes from the coding sequence ATGGAACAGAAGAATAAAGGTGGGCGACCCACCAAGACTTTATCAGAGAAACGAAGATACCAAGTGCTTCTTCGGCTTAATACGATGGAGTACTACACCTTGCAGGGCAAAGCACGAGAAGCCTCTATCACTCGTACTGAGTTTTTACGTCGGCTCATTACAAAAGCCGAGGTTAAGGCACGCATCAAACCTGGAGAGATGCAACTCATCCGCACAGTTTCAGGTATGGCAAACAATCTCAATCAGATAGCCCATCGACTCAATGCCTTTGGCATTTATGCCCTCAATGAAGACTTGAATGCACTCAAAGTCCTCATTCATGAACTCATCAAACGCTTGAAACCATGA
- a CDS encoding Dam family site-specific DNA-(adenine-N6)-methyltransferase, with amino-acid sequence MKKEVNRSPLFYVGDKYKLISEIKTYFPQSINRFIEPFVGGGSVFLNIDAEEFLLNDIDTNVIDIHKFLCSYSKKPNVFFDKLFTLIQSYGLSCSYKEDVIPVSLKKKFVKTYFAKYNKDKYIQLRSDYNDSDRTDMLMLYALLIYGFNHMIRFNGKNDFNLPVGNVDFNQNAYNALVRYFSLTQAKKPKWKSMDFRRFFSRITWREGDFVYLDPPYLITFSEYNKLWNEDTEQSLLALLDEMSGKGIKFAISNVTHYKGRTNELFLEWAKKYNTHSIKSNYISFHDNTIKSFNEVLITNY; translated from the coding sequence ATGAAAAAAGAAGTAAATCGTTCTCCTCTCTTCTACGTTGGAGATAAATATAAGTTGATAAGTGAAATAAAAACATATTTCCCTCAATCCATAAATAGGTTCATTGAGCCGTTTGTGGGTGGAGGGTCTGTGTTTCTTAATATTGATGCAGAAGAATTCCTTTTGAACGATATTGACACAAATGTTATAGATATACATAAGTTCCTTTGTAGTTATAGCAAGAAGCCTAATGTATTCTTTGACAAACTCTTTACGTTGATTCAGAGTTATGGATTGTCATGCTCATACAAGGAAGATGTCATCCCCGTATCATTGAAAAAAAAATTCGTTAAAACATACTTTGCAAAGTATAACAAAGACAAATATATACAATTACGTTCAGACTATAACGATTCTGACCGCACAGATATGTTGATGTTATATGCTCTTCTTATATATGGTTTTAACCACATGATAAGGTTTAATGGCAAGAACGATTTTAATCTCCCAGTTGGAAATGTTGACTTTAACCAGAACGCATACAATGCTTTGGTGAGATACTTTTCACTAACACAGGCAAAGAAGCCAAAGTGGAAGAGTATGGATTTCCGTAGATTTTTTTCTCGCATAACTTGGCGAGAGGGAGATTTCGTATACCTTGACCCACCTTATCTTATAACCTTTAGTGAGTATAATAAATTGTGGAACGAAGATACAGAGCAAAGTTTACTTGCTTTACTTGATGAAATGTCAGGTAAAGGTATTAAATTCGCAATATCTAATGTAACACACTATAAAGGACGTACAAATGAGTTGTTTCTCGAATGGGCTAAGAAATATAATACTCACTCAATAAAAAGTAATTATATTAGCTTCCACGATAACACCATTAAGTCTTTCAATGAAGTATTAATAACAAATTACTGA
- a CDS encoding AAA family ATPase: MNTTDYENIWKKSLIHVTDEFTLPPVVLQAGEAIIGTLGNFSVSTGKAKAKKTFNVSAIVAAALVNGQVLEYKASFPESKRTILYFDTEQSPYHCQLVMQRILRLAELPIDREPEHLKFSHLRAIADPNERREIIRYAIYNTPNVGLVVIDGIRDLMLDINNSTEATKLVGDLMQWTSEQNIHIQTVLHLNKGDDNARGHIGTELNNKAETVLQITRDNTMPERSIVAPSIIRSKPFDKFAFQLKEMEDEVCVPEIDTSYTDADCKSHRHSYHELSDTEHRKVLTQAFSSREVLPYGELILSLKKAYVEIIGQSYGQTKLKELLQFLLNKGILIKEERGKYRLCRDD, encoded by the coding sequence ATGAACACGACTGATTATGAAAACATATGGAAAAAGTCGCTCATTCATGTAACCGATGAGTTTACGCTTCCTCCTGTTGTACTACAAGCAGGTGAAGCTATTATTGGCACACTGGGGAACTTCAGTGTATCGACAGGTAAGGCGAAAGCTAAGAAGACTTTCAATGTGAGTGCCATCGTTGCAGCAGCCCTTGTCAATGGGCAGGTACTGGAGTATAAGGCTTCGTTTCCCGAAAGCAAGCGCACCATACTTTACTTTGACACAGAGCAAAGTCCTTATCATTGCCAACTGGTGATGCAACGCATTCTGCGATTGGCAGAATTGCCAATTGATAGAGAACCTGAGCATTTGAAGTTCAGCCACCTCAGAGCCATTGCTGACCCAAACGAACGTAGAGAAATCATCCGCTATGCAATTTACAACACGCCCAATGTGGGGTTGGTGGTTATTGATGGCATTCGTGATTTGATGCTTGACATCAACAACTCAACGGAAGCAACCAAGTTGGTAGGTGATCTAATGCAGTGGACAAGTGAACAGAATATCCATATTCAGACCGTGCTTCACCTCAACAAGGGCGACGATAACGCACGTGGACATATTGGGACGGAACTCAACAACAAGGCAGAAACAGTTCTTCAAATCACGAGGGATAACACTATGCCTGAACGCAGTATTGTTGCGCCCTCCATCATCCGCTCCAAACCCTTTGACAAATTTGCTTTTCAGCTCAAGGAAATGGAAGATGAGGTGTGTGTTCCCGAAATCGACACTTCCTACACGGATGCAGATTGCAAGTCCCACCGCCATTCTTACCACGAACTAAGCGACACGGAACATCGAAAAGTATTGACTCAAGCCTTTTCTTCACGTGAAGTCTTGCCCTATGGCGAACTTATCTTGTCGCTCAAAAAAGCTTATGTGGAGATTATAGGGCAATCTTATGGGCAAACCAAGCTCAAAGAACTTCTGCAATTTCTACTCAATAAAGGTATACTGATTAAGGAAGAACGAGGGAAATATCGGCTCTGTAGAGATGATTGA